The Exiguobacterium acetylicum genome includes a window with the following:
- a CDS encoding TrkH family potassium uptake protein, producing the protein MFSHKRRSPLARFGRFGELMYHQLFDKPARFIATGFTLTILLGGFLLWLPISQQEGQDVSFIDCLFVATSAGTVTGLSPINIAESYNLLGQIIMMLLIQVGGLGFMTIALVLLSVTGRKIGIRQRIIIQEMFNLDSPGGTIRLVRNIIVTTILVEIVGMFLIALDLFIQYKYTFGKALYYGLFHAVSAFNNAGFALWGDNLIGFQQDTTFILTIAALLMIGGLGFTVIADIAGKRNFKKISLHSKLMVLSLLVINGLGVLAMMLYEWVSNLGSLKDESFFSALHIVFFQVVTTRTAGFQTIDLTTMVPLSIGLMMVLMYIGAGSASTGSGIKVTTAAVILKNVWTYIRGQRETVLMRRTVQTQAIQKAYAIAVFSLLFIALITTFLALTQPNISFIGLFFETVSAFGTVGLSLNVTAELNSFGKFLIMFMMLLGRVGSLTILFTFAAQRDRTIRYPKENMLIG; encoded by the coding sequence ATGTTCTCGCATAAAAGACGTTCACCACTGGCGCGCTTCGGGCGTTTCGGTGAATTGATGTATCATCAGCTATTCGATAAACCAGCGCGTTTCATCGCAACGGGCTTTACATTGACGATTTTACTAGGTGGTTTTTTATTGTGGCTTCCGATCTCACAACAAGAGGGGCAAGATGTGTCTTTCATCGATTGTCTATTCGTCGCGACATCGGCAGGAACCGTCACAGGACTGTCACCGATCAATATTGCCGAATCCTATAATTTACTCGGTCAGATCATCATGATGCTCTTAATCCAGGTCGGTGGGCTTGGATTCATGACGATTGCGCTCGTCTTGCTGAGCGTGACGGGACGAAAAATTGGGATTCGTCAGCGAATCATTATCCAAGAGATGTTTAATCTCGATAGTCCGGGCGGAACTATTCGTCTCGTCCGTAATATCATCGTCACGACGATCCTCGTTGAAATCGTTGGTATGTTTTTGATTGCGCTTGATTTATTCATTCAATATAAGTATACCTTTGGGAAAGCACTCTATTACGGTCTATTTCATGCCGTATCCGCCTTCAACAATGCGGGATTCGCACTTTGGGGTGATAATTTAATCGGTTTCCAACAAGATACAACATTCATTCTGACGATTGCAGCGCTCTTGATGATTGGGGGTCTTGGTTTTACGGTCATCGCGGATATCGCTGGTAAACGAAACTTCAAGAAAATTTCGCTTCATTCTAAATTGATGGTGCTTTCATTACTTGTCATCAATGGACTCGGTGTTTTAGCGATGATGCTCTACGAATGGGTATCGAACTTAGGTTCATTAAAAGATGAATCGTTTTTCAGTGCGCTCCATATCGTGTTCTTCCAAGTCGTCACGACACGAACGGCTGGTTTCCAGACGATCGATTTAACGACGATGGTGCCGCTCTCGATCGGCTTAATGATGGTCTTGATGTATATCGGAGCGGGTTCCGCATCAACAGGTTCCGGGATTAAGGTCACGACGGCAGCGGTCATCTTGAAGAACGTTTGGACGTATATACGTGGTCAACGAGAAACGGTATTAATGCGTCGAACGGTTCAAACACAAGCGATCCAAAAAGCATATGCGATTGCGGTCTTCAGTTTGTTGTTCATTGCTCTGATCACGACGTTCCTTGCATTGACACAACCGAATATCTCATTCATTGGTTTATTCTTTGAGACGGTGTCGGCGTTTGGTACGGTTGGTCTTTCTTTGAATGTGACAGCTGAGCTCAATAGCTTCGGTAAGTTTTTAATCATGTTCATGATGTTACTAGGACGCGTCGGATCCTTAACAATCCTATTCACATTTGCTGCGCAACGAGATCGGACGATTCGTTATCCGAAAGAAAACATGTTGATTGGCTAA
- the motA gene encoding flagellar motor stator protein MotA has translation MDIVSIIGIILGLITLVGGMILKGAPPVALLNPAALVIIFVGTAAAIMISFPKERLKVLPALFKVILFEQKLMTKQVLLGQFLTLSTQARKEGLLSLESALEEVDNAFMKRGVMMVIDGQPSEYVEDVMTRDLENMTERHHANANIFTQAGTYAPTLGVLGAVVGLVAALSDLSDIEKLGHAISGAFIATLFGIFTGYVLWFPFATKLKQKSASEIQLYEMMIEGILSIQNGESPKNLEDKLLVYLTPKERANYEAEKEAA, from the coding sequence ATGGATATCGTGTCGATCATCGGGATCATTCTTGGTCTCATCACACTAGTCGGAGGTATGATCTTAAAAGGTGCGCCTCCAGTCGCTCTACTTAACCCTGCAGCACTCGTCATCATCTTCGTCGGGACAGCAGCTGCCATCATGATTTCCTTCCCGAAGGAACGATTGAAAGTCTTACCTGCCTTGTTTAAAGTCATCTTATTCGAACAAAAGTTGATGACGAAACAAGTGTTGCTCGGACAATTTCTGACACTCTCAACGCAAGCACGTAAAGAAGGTCTACTATCTCTCGAATCAGCACTTGAAGAGGTCGATAATGCTTTCATGAAGCGCGGCGTCATGATGGTCATCGATGGACAACCATCCGAATATGTCGAGGACGTCATGACACGCGACCTCGAAAATATGACGGAACGCCATCATGCAAATGCGAACATCTTCACGCAAGCTGGAACCTACGCTCCAACGCTCGGGGTTCTCGGTGCCGTCGTTGGTCTGGTCGCTGCCTTATCGGATTTATCGGATATCGAAAAATTAGGTCACGCGATTTCGGGTGCCTTCATTGCGACGCTATTCGGGATATTCACCGGGTACGTTCTGTGGTTCCCGTTCGCAACGAAACTGAAGCAAAAATCAGCGAGCGAGATTCAGTTGTACGAGATGATGATCGAAGGCATTCTCTCGATTCAAAACGGCGAATCGCCAAAAAACTTAGAGGATAAGCTACTTGTGTACCTGACACCGAAGGAGCGTGCAAACTATGAAGCGGAAAAAGAAGCCGCATGA
- the motB gene encoding flagellar motor protein MotB → MKRKKKPHDEHISEGWLIPYADLLTLLLALFIVLFASSNVDAVKLKAMSQSFSSVFNGGSGMITNSSLSSQEEEDSKKLDARTKAQSYEIAELEKIKEEANQYIKNEKLEKDIKVEITNEGLVFTIRDRALFSPAQAEVRGRSLQIAEGMSALLVKAGQRQIQVSGHTDNIPINTAQYPSNWELSADRAISFMRALQRNPKLEPKRFTVSGYGEFQPIASNQTEAGRSQNRRVEVLIRPLIDLKANVLDETKVES, encoded by the coding sequence ATGAAGCGGAAAAAGAAGCCGCATGACGAACATATCTCCGAAGGCTGGTTGATTCCGTACGCCGACTTATTGACCTTGCTTCTGGCTCTCTTTATCGTTCTCTTCGCTTCGAGTAATGTTGACGCTGTAAAATTAAAAGCAATGTCACAGTCGTTTAGCTCCGTCTTCAATGGTGGCTCGGGAATGATCACGAACAGTTCTCTTTCTTCACAAGAAGAAGAGGATTCAAAAAAACTCGATGCCCGGACAAAAGCACAAAGCTATGAAATCGCCGAACTCGAGAAAATCAAAGAAGAAGCCAATCAATACATTAAAAATGAAAAGCTTGAGAAAGACATCAAGGTCGAGATCACAAATGAAGGACTCGTCTTTACGATTCGTGACCGGGCACTATTCTCGCCAGCTCAGGCAGAAGTAAGAGGACGCTCGCTTCAAATTGCAGAGGGGATGAGCGCCCTTCTCGTCAAGGCAGGACAACGTCAAATTCAAGTGTCTGGGCATACGGATAACATTCCAATCAACACAGCACAGTACCCATCGAACTGGGAACTTAGTGCGGACCGGGCGATCAGTTTCATGCGCGCCTTACAAAGAAACCCAAAGCTTGAACCAAAACGTTTTACCGTCAGCGGTTACGGAGAATTCCAACCCATCGCTTCCAATCAAACAGAGGCGGGGCGTAGCCAGAATCGACGTGTTGAAGTATTGATTCGACCATTAATCGACTTGAAAGCGAACGTACTCGACGAAACAAAAGTCGAGTCCTAA